The Toxoplasma gondii ME49 chromosome XI, whole genome shotgun sequence region TGCCACcgtctctgttctgttcAGGCCTTCGTCTTTCCAAAAGGCGATTCCTAAACCCTTTTGCATTTGCACGTTAACAAAGTTGCACCAGGTGCATTATTAAGTACGTTTCCACTTACACATCCTGCAACTGTAGCCGTGAGTTCAAAAAGcatcccccccccccccccacacCCCGACTTGCCCATCTCAAAGGGGGCGAATCAGCGAATAGCTCTTCTGGCCATACAGGAGTTCCAGGATCCTACCTTTCCAGTCACGTCGATCGTGCCAGTCTGCGTCTTGACTGCGTAGGCAACAAGCCGCACGGTATCACCGCGAGGCAAGAAGTTGACTGCGACGGCGAGTTCTTCACTCGGATGGCAGTCATCCTGAGATCCACCCGCCAAACACCGGAGCATCACTACGCAGAAGTATGGTGAAAATTGTGCAGTCTGTCAACTTATCTGAATCGTAAAGCATTTTTGCCCTTGGTGAGCATCCTCGAGAGAAGGTTGAACCAAATCAGTAGACGCCACAGGCGTCAAAAAAGGAGCTGAGTCATGGGTATAATTGTATGGTTGCGTACATCGGTCGAGATAAACAGAGATGCTCGAGAAAACGGTAACTGTGCGGGCATAGTTATCTGAATAAACAGAGTGTATTTTTGAAAAAATGACAAAAACAACGGTTTGTACCTTacttgactcctcagttAAAGTTAAGGAGTCCGTTGTTGGCAGCTTGTACCAAATGATCTGGCCCATGTGTATGGAACTTCTTACGTACATGGGCGGGGGAACAATTCTTGCCGTGCTGTCCGCTCTCGGTGTTCTGTCTGAGATAGAAAAGCAGCGACTCCCCTTGGCAGCTGCTGTTCAGAAAAGTCACCACCTGCTTGTCAGCAGCCTGCTCATTCTGTTTCAGTAAACAAAGAAAGGGCGGAAGCGAATCAGAAACGTCCATGCGTTTTGCCTGCAACCTGAGAAAGCCTCAGGGTTGCTCATAGGCTTCTCGGCATCGTGGCTCGTACAAAGTCATGGATCTTCGTTTATCTACATGccagcaacaccagttaccgccagacgaggagagcgacagcaCACTACGCATCCCTAGCCGGTGTCAATCAGCTCTTTTAGGACACAGAGACTGCAAGGACATATTTTGTTGCTGGCAAAAATTGAAAGTATACGATAGAATGGGCGCAGCATTAGAAGGGTGCCACGCCTCCGTATAAATGAATGAGGTTGATGGCTCTTCATGAGCGACCCAGCGATGGTCGTCTGGCTCTAAACGCTGCTGCTGCATATTCGAACACTTTTTCGTGTCCGCACCGTTCTCTCGTATCTCATTTTATCGTTCAATCATACCTCCGAAATACGAGATGGGACCTCAGAAGCAGAAGTATAACCCTTACTCGGCAAAGGAGGGTGTCCCATTGGGACGGGTGAGCTCCCAGTAGGTCGAGaacttttttcttcagccATGACTTCCTAACATCGAAGGCCATGTTGGCAAGCGAGATGGAGTCAAGCAAACATTAACGCAGCTGCTCGATCAGTTGTCTGTCGTGGAACTACCAAATGTGCGTGAGCCTCACACCAAAGAAGTACGTGTGTTTTCAAAGCGTTTCACGAGTCCCGAAGCTGCGCGGACGCTTTGTCAGTTGCTCAATTATACTCTTGAAATATCAGCGCTCGTGATAGCACGGAGGCGCACTGAAATCGAGCATTATTCCCTAGTGCGTTGACAAGGCTGTGGCCATCTTGTGCCAGAAAGAGTGTTACTTTCTTTTACGAAAAAGTCACGCGAAACGTGTAGTAGAGTGACTCATGGagaatgcatgcaagaaTATGCATGTGCTGTATTCGTTAAAGCTTTTCCATGAGCTCAACAAATCGTAAGCTGGGACTCCGAAGACTGTCGACCAGATTCAGGTAGGGGCAGGTCCGCCTTTCTGTTGAAGCAGACTGACTTCAAAGAGAGCTCCGTTGTTGTCgacttttctttcgtctAGCTTAGAATGCTGTGTGATTTTCCTCGCCCCTTCTCCCTACAATTCGATTCCAGCTGCTGTGGCAGCCGTGCCGTGGCCCCCTTCGGGGGCCGCCGCATCCTAAAAGTGCGTCAGGCACGCACTTATATTCAGCCAGATGCAACGTGCTCGGCTGCAGCTGTTGTTTTAAAGAGCCAGAAACTGAACAATTTTTCAGCGAAAATTACTTCGTTTGACGCCCCTTAAAGTGTGAGAACCGCGTTGCGGAGCCGTTCCCCAATACGTGCATGTAACGTTCATCGACATAAAGCAAATGGTCGTGCTCAGAAAATGAAGCCCCTATGGTGCTTCTGGTTGCATAAAGGCTACGGATTAACGTTCAGAGACGGTCATCACCTTCTAGTCATGCGGATTGTTGATCTTCAACCAGCGTTCCGAACGCTCGACGGAGTAGCATAGACCATGCATCTGGCACAGGAAATAGTTGTGCGACGCGGCACCGTTTGGTCAGTTCCTTCCGTCGTCATGCTTAACTCTGTAAGTTACTGACCTCTTTCTACTCGGCTACCAAAGAGGAAAAATTCGGCTGGCACTTTGTGTAGTTCTGAGCCCAATACAGGTGATTGCACATCTCGGTACATATTATTTACTGCTCCAGCCATGATAAACTAAGTTATCGGCCTTATTCTACTCGGCTACCACATAAGAAATTTCGACAGATATGTGCAGTTCTGAGCTCAAAGGAATTCAAAATCGATGGGGGCTGCTGCGTAGAAAGAGCTTGAACCGGGGACGCGTGTGTCCTCCAGCGGGTAGACTGGTAACAGGATCCTGCCGAAAAGAAGATTCGACTCATCGATCTGCTCTTTCAGTTGATCACAGCAGATAAACGTAGCACCTGCAAACAGACGGTCCCTTCACAGTACCTGACTCGTCATTTTTCTAGTGCTGCAGCCCGTCCGCTCTCTCGGGGATACGGCGGAAATCGCTAGGCGGTGTGCTACGTGCCAGAGACTGACCTACACTCGAATCAACGTGCCTGCAAAGAGTCTCGCTCTGCTCGTACCTCATCGATGGCATCAGCACGCAGTGCGTTCATGTGAGCCTCAGGCTTGCCTCGTCGTGCATGAATCCAAAGCCCCGGATGCCTTTAGGTTATCCACGGTGCTCAGCCAGCACAGTTGCCACCACTTCCCCTGTATTGAGCGGCCGAAGTTTACCGGGCACCGGCCAGAACCCGTTGTTTAGGGGAGCGCACGCTCCTGTTCCCCCGTTGTCAAACGTGTGTGTTGAAGCGAACGGTTCTTGCATGCTGACATATAATATTACCACACAAAAGCAAGTGTGTTGAGAAAAACATCAACCTTCGTTCGCCTCTATTGATCATGTACACTGCGGTCCGTTGTCATTCGTGCAAGTACGCCAGGGAGAACAGCCACGGACGGTGACAGTATATAAACCCACTGTCAACTGTGGCCACCAAAGAACTGCCTAGTGCTAAATTTTGGAACTGGGTCTCGCTAGCCTCAAAGGCAGTTAAAAGCAGTAGTGTAGGGCGTCACGTACCCTTCTTGGGGAACAGCCGGTTTCCTCAGTTTTGACGGGCGAGGGGGTAGCAACCAGAACCCGCTTTTTGCGGGGTGGGGGTGTCGCGCACACTACCGTGCCTCCACTACCACTCGACTGACCATGTCTCGCGGCAAGCGATTGATCCGGTGCATACTGGTAAGTCACTCACGCCTCCGCTGCATCTGTTATCAACTGGCGGTTGCGTCTCTTGTACGGCTAGTAAAGGACCGAATGGCTTTTACATTATTGTGTTTCACTACCCTTTCAACTTTTCATCTCCATCGCCGGGAGCAACATTTCTGTTTAGTAACTTTGATGTCGACCGACGAATTCCTCTGAACCTGACCGACGGAAATCCCACACTCGGCGTCCCTCCTGTCGATTGCGGCGAGTGCATTTTCCCGCTAAGGGTAGTCGATCCATTATCGATCGTGAAACAGGAGCACCCAGTGGGACTGAAACATCTTGCTGAATCATTAGAGCAGTAAGATCCATTTTCTTCAACGAATCAAGATGGGGAACATGTGTGCAATTTGCTTTAACCCAGGGAAAGCGGCTAGCTGCAGCTGTTTCAATTTGGCGGTTGCAGTTTTATTGTTTGCCGTATATTATGGCCTAGTTGGTGGAATGGACTTATATCAGGCCACTAAATCACATCCTGTCCTAGTTACGCAAAAGTACAATGCCATATTCACGTTATCAGTTGCAACAGCGctgctcgtctccgtcgtcctcgGAGTCCTGAAGCTGGGAATCGTTTCGTATATTTTCACGATGATGGTTTTCGTGCTACAGCTTTCTGACGCAATTTTCAAGGTAAGATTCTATCAAGTCAAGCGGGAATCAGAGTTTGGTTTATTTCTCAGAGTCCCTGGACGGGCAGTATAGGAATTCAGGGCGGACCTGATTCTAGTATGGGAAGTTCATGTGAGCCCGATTTTGCGGGCACGGTAGTATTCATCGACACCGAAGCAGTACAGATAGAGGCACACCGCTGAAGTCATTATAACCTCGCACAAGGGAAAAAATTCGTTATATTCAGAGAGGAGATCCCGTTGCCTTCAGTGGGAGTCGCATAAGCGATCACGTGTTCTAATTACGAAGAGATCCAGGACCGTTGCTGCAGTGGCCACTTGCTTCGGTGTGTGTGTACAGCTCGTGACATTCATATTGAACTGGGTCGACTGGGGGATTGCTCTACATGACGGCACCATGTCTTTCCAGTCAGCGATGGTTACGTCCTCCATCAGTCAGGTTCTAACAATCATCCTTACCTTCTCCATGGCAAACATCCTGTATAGTGCGGCCATGGTGTACAAGGTGGGCGGAAATGGATGTGAGTATCGGAACTACAAGCAGATTGAGTCTTCAAAAAATGCTAGCAGTACCAAGAAAGAGGACAATGAAGCTGCCACGGAGGTTTAAGCTGCAAGAGAATCCATTTAGGACTTCGAAAATAGCTATTCAAGATCGCTGGATAGGTGGCAAGGGGTCTAAAGCTTGGAACTTGCCCGGCAATAAATCTGCTAGTCCTGTGCGGCATATTTTCTGGTGGATCAAGCGAGTTTCTACGCCAAGGGAGACACCTGGAACCGGAAAGATAGTCCAGAGAGCCTTTCGCACAATTCGgattcctttttttctgccttctcgttAGGCACCCTACTTTGGCGCAGACGGTCAATGGGACTCAAAGTGTTTAGTCCAGGATCATCGTGAAATCCATTTTCAGTAGCCTGTGTGCATGTGGATTGGTCCCAGCTAGCTGCCAAGCTTGTAAATGTAGGCTGAGTATGAGCTTGTGACTATAGGTCTTTAATTGAGGTTTGCTCGCCGACAGCGCCCGTTTCGAAACCTGGATGTCGTGAGACTCCTCGTTTGAATCAATGCAGTAAAACGCTTTGAAACTCAGTGTTGTATATGCGCTCCAAGGGTGTTCATACGCAAAATGTCTTTCTGGACGCCACTTTCATTGACTGCAACAATTATCACCTTGTTCCCTTTCCAGCTTTAAGGACTTCTGAAAATGTTCCGGTGTTGGCACGCGAAGTGGCGACGCGAGTAGGACATTTGGTAGGAAAGGATCGAACCACTGCTGATGGACGTGCCAAAAAGCGCATGAGTTGCTTGGCGTCAGAGATAGACAGTGCTTAGGTGACCGCATATGAAGCATGTCGAAGGCGTCGAACATTCGCCATAACTGGGTACGTGTTTTCTTCACCTCATGAGGATGTTTTCCTCAGTGAGTGTCTGCCGGTGCAGACTTATAACGGAAAGATGACGTTTTTACGGCAAACGTCTGATGAAGGTGTGCGGATTGTTTTCCGGACTGCAtaacgagggagaagaaaaacgtaTCGCTTCCGTCCCGTAGGAGAAATTCACTGAAAATGAACGGGAGTACCACCTTTAGAACTGTCCCACTTTGACGTGTAGAGGGATGTCTTCACACTTGGGGTAAGAACACCTGCAATCATATAGAGTCCTTGATGATGTGGTGCCATTTATGCCATGTTACCAGAGTTGAGCGGCACCCACTGAACAGTCCCCTTTCAGAAGCACGCACATGTTTCTTTGGTAAAATGAGGGCACCTAATACATTTCTCATTACCAGCGACTCGTAGTACGCGTTGTTCTAGCTGCCGTGATCCTCTGCGCGCCGCCCCTAATTAGTGCTGGCACACCTTTGCTGCCACAAAAGAATGGATCACAAGTTGAAGACTCAAGCCAAATGCAGAATTGTCGTCCTTGACCTTGGGTGTTGCCAGCCCATATTCAGGTAGAAATACTCAAGAAATGCTAAAAGGGGGCTGCTGACAATCGTCAATTCCGCATGGAAAACGAAACTACTATGTTCTCATCGACTGAAACCCGCAGATCGAGATTCCTTTTTCAGTGTGTACATGTCTGGTTAGGATTAGCACCGCTGTAGTTTACCACGGCTGAGTGCagctatatatatgtatatggcGATACGGATAGAAATCCAGACTCGTCGACATATGCGGTTACTCACGGCGCAGAAATGATGATGCACCGCATGGTCTTCCATGTGAAATCTGCTGACGACTAAGCGGTTGTATTCGTCGCCGAAATATCTGCGCATACGTATGCGCAGGTTCACTGTTGTACATGTGAGACGCATGTAGATATGTATTCGTGTACTTTGTCCCGAGTAGGCGTTACGGAGTTTGGCGACTGGTTTACCCACCaagggagaaacggaagtGGACCTGAACAACTTAACGTGGAACAACAAACTCTGGTCCTGCCCACGGGACTATTTCTCGGACGGTTCAACATTTTGAGTTGTGCTATACTGTAGCGAAGGCGTTACTCCCACTGCATGATTCTTTTAGCTGCAACACATCCCAATGCATAGCTGCATTCCTATCAGGTCCCGTCCGACGGCGTTTGTCGGAGTGTTCCCTCTCATCAGCCCTCGAGGACTTCTCTGTTGAGCCACGAGAGGTAAAATACATTATTTCTTGCTGGCTGCGAAACGACGGGAACCTGCGACGAATTCTCCACGCACAAATGGGGGTTTGTATCATCAGTCCCTTTGTGGTCTCGAGAAGCATCCGCTTTCTTTCGTACTGGACGCTGCTGATCGGATTAAATAACAGTCCTACCTTCGCTATtgaacagaaacgaaacgctTCTTGGACGTCTCCCCTCATTAAATGAACGGCATCCAATGGTGAAGTGTGGACGTAGTTACGGGTCCGTTTCACGCCTCCGCGTTCTTGCCTGATGAGGCTTGTCATGTAATAAAGGAGGTGCTTCTCGTGTGTGCATCCTTCAGCGACCTGACGAAGTAGCGCCCACAACCTTTTTCCATTCTAAGCAAACCACACGCGCGCGTTGTCCTCACGTGGTCACGGACAAGCCAACCCCCCAGAAATGAAACCGCGACAGCGACCGCGTCATGCCCTCCATCTATGCCACCCTCACTGGGGCAGTGTTTCAGAGAGCGAGCCAGGCTGCGATCTGATATGTTGCTCGAACTGGCATACCATGCCTTCGCTTGCACGGGCCTCTCATTCTGCTACATTGGCTCCTCTCCCGATGGATGCGGAAGATGCGAATGCTCGCACAGGCGGTTTCAACGCTAGTCGCGGTTCTTCTAGCGATTCTGCTAGCACACTCGTTCGGCTCGGCCTTCCCGGTCGAGTCTTCGTCCACGCAACTACCTGAATGCTTAGTCACGCATGGTGGAATGCATTGAGAAACCATCAGAAGATTTCTTTTACATGCTCTTGGGTCTGAAAGAAATCTTCATTCCTTCATTCACCGTTTGACAAagcctgtcgccttcgccttccgcttctctgcacTCTCTCCTTTTAGCAAAACTTTCCTCCGACGGGGACTTTGTCGTCCGTCTTCTGACTCTCTAGTGCTTCTGtggtttctctgtcgcagcGTGTTTCTCCTTGTGACGTGTCTGCTCGCTGCGGTgacagcagctgcaggaCCGACCGCCATCGTTGGGGCCCTGTCAGTCGAGCTGGAGGAAAGGAAGTCGCTGGTGGCGTCGGCGTTCTCTTCCGCGTCGTGTCCTGTCAGTCGCTCCGCGCTGGGTCGTTTCCCTCAGGTCGCTCGTCCGTTCTTCTGCTGGTCGTCGCCGTCGTTCAGTCATCTTCGCGGCCTCGCCACGTACTACCCAGCGTCGCCGCCAATGTGTTCGCCCTCTTAGCTGTTTTCTgcgcctcgtctctcgtgGTGGAAGCCAGCGTCAGCAAATGAGGAACACGACTGGAAAATCGTGGTCCCTCTAGCGTGAGTAGCGTGAGCCCATCGGAGCAGGAAAGAAGCTCCTACAAAcgacgaaaggaaaaacagacgagGCGATGA contains the following coding sequences:
- a CDS encoding hypothetical protein (encoded by transcript TGME49_309990~Predicted trans-membrane domain (TMHMM2.0):20-43:57-77:83-106:125-148); the encoded protein is MGNMCAICFNPGKAASCSCFNLAVAVLLFAVYYGLVGGMDLYQATKSHPVLVTQKYNAIFTLSVATALLVSVVLGVLKLGIVSYIFTMMVFVLQLSDAIFKLVTFILNWVDWGIALHDGTMSFQSAMVTSSISQVLTIILTFSMANILYSAAMVYKVGGNGCEYRNYKQIESSKNASSTKKEDNEAATEV